The Humulus lupulus chromosome 3, drHumLupu1.1, whole genome shotgun sequence genome window below encodes:
- the LOC133825330 gene encoding uncharacterized protein LOC133825330: MGLKANFLNVQVLGHHEFLVVDGDGDGKVNLATKSYSRCMFQTIEISCVHAFTATRKRSVSIYSLCSPYYRIESWRETYKETIYLVGNEDEWVILNHIRDLVVDVPVEKNPVGRPKKKKLGRPKNNRYPFCGEKVIKPHKCSICGGSRHNRKSCSSTVIFLVLILMKKN, encoded by the exons ATGGGTCTGAAAGCAAATTTTCTAAATGTCCAAGTCCTTGGCcatcatgaatttcttgtggttgatggtgatggtgatggtaaGGTGAACTTGGCCACTAAATCATACTCCCgttgcatgttccaaaccattgagATATCATGTGTCCATGCATTTACTGCAACCAGAAAAAGGAGCGTAAGCAtctactcattgtgttccccttactacaGAATCGAGTCATGGAGAGAAACTTATAAGGAAACTATTTACCTTGTTGGTAACGAGGATGAATGGGTGATCCTTAATCACATCAGAGATTTGGTAGTCGATGTCCCTGTTGAGAAAAATCCTGTAGGACGGccgaagaagaagaaattgggTAGGCCTAAGAACAACCGCTATCCTTTTTGTGGGGAAAAGGTCATCAAGCCACATAAATGTAGCATATGTGGTGGTAGTaggcacaataggaagtcat GTTCTTCTACTGTTATTTTCTTGGTTTTGATCTTAATGAAAAAAAACTAA